From Haemorhous mexicanus isolate bHaeMex1 chromosome 1, bHaeMex1.pri, whole genome shotgun sequence, one genomic window encodes:
- the HEY1 gene encoding hairy/enhancer-of-split related with YRPW motif protein 1 — protein sequence MGETGAGRGAGRALGALLPRPAARRLPDGRPRPAAPVPAVGAMKRAHPEYSSSDSEELDEAVEVEKESADENGNLSSAAGSMSPSTTSQILARKRRRGIIEKRRRDRINNSLSELRRLVPSAFEKQGSAKLEKAEILQMTVDHLKMLHTAGGKGYFDAHALAMDYRSLGFRECLAEVARYLSIIEGLDASDPLRVRLVSHLNNYASQREAASSAHTGIGHIPWGSAFGHHPHIPHPLLLAQNGHGNTSTTASSTEPHHQTRIAAPHAETSSLRVPPNGSVGPVLPVVTSTTKLSPPLLSSMASLSAFPFSFGSFHLLSPNVLSPSTPTQSAVLSKPYRPWGTEIGAF from the exons ATGGGAGAGACGGGCGCCGGGCGAGGCGCGGGACGCGCTCTGGGCGCGCTCCTCCCGCGTCCCGCCGCTCGCCGCCTCCCCGACGgccgcccgcgccccgccgcccccgtGCCCGCCGTCGGTGCCATGAAACGGGCGCACCCCGAGTACAGCTCGTCGGACAGCGAGGAGCTGGATGAGGCCGTCGAGGTGGAGAAGGAGAGCGCAGACGAGAATGG gaacCTGAGCTCGGCCGCGGGCTCCATGTCTCCGTCCACCACCTCGCAGATCCTGGCCAGGAAGAGGCGCCGAGGG ATCATCGAGAAGCGCCGCCGCGACCGCATCAACAACAGCCTGTCCGAGCTGAGGAGGCTGGTGCCCAGCGCCTTTGAGAAGCAG GGATCAGCCAagctggaaaaagcagagattCTGCAGATGACTGTCGATCACCTGAAAATGCTGCATACAGCAGGAGGGAAAG GTTATTTTGATGCTCACGCTTTGGCTATGGACTATCGGAGTCTCGGGTTTCGAGAGTGCCTGGCTGAAGTTGCTCGATACCTGAGTATCATAGAGGGCCTGGATGCCTCTGACCCTCTGCGAGTTCGACTCGTGTCTCATCTCAACAACTACGCCTCTCAACGGGAGGCAGCGAGTAGTGCACACACTGGCATTGGACACATTCCTTGGGGCAGTGCCTTTGGACATCACCCTCACATACCTCACCCGTTGCTGCTGGCTCAAAATGGGCATGGTAATACCAGTACTACAGCATCTTCCACAGAACCACATCACCAGACCAGAATTGCTGCCCCACATGCTGAAACTTCCTCACTCAGAGTGCCCCCCAATGGCAGCGTCGGACCAGTGCTCCCTGTGGTCACATCTACTACCAAActgtctcctcctcttctctcctcCATGGCATCTTTGTCTGCGTTCCCCTTCTCGTTTGGCTCCTTTCATCTGCTGTCCCCCAACGTGCTGAGCCCATCTACACCAACGCAGTCAGCAGTGCTCAGCAAACCCTACAGACCCTGGGGGACTGAGATTGGCGCCTTCTAA